CATGGAACGTGGCGGCCATGAAACGATTCATCGTCAAGCGGCTGGGCTACGCGGTGCTCTCCCTGCTCCTCCTCTCCCTGACCATCTTCCTGCTGGTGCGCCTGACGGGCGACCCCTCAGTGCTGCTGGTGGAGCCCGGGGCGAGCAAGGAGGACCTGGTCGCCATCCGCGTCCAGCTTGGTCTCGACCGGCCGATCTGGGTCCAGTACGGCCAGTTCATGTCGAGCCTCGCCCGAGGCGACTTCGGCCACTCCTTCTACTACCGCACGCCGGTGCTGGAGCTCTACCTTTCCCGGCTGCCGCACTCCCTCATGCTCGCCGTGGCGGCCATGGCATTCTCACTCCTCGTCGGCATCCCGAGTGGCATCCTCGCGGCCGTCCGCGTGAACCAATGGTGGGACAGCGCGGGGAAGATCTTCGCGCTGCTCGGGCTGTCGCTCCCCTCCTTCTGGGTCGGCCTGGTCATGATCCTGTTCTTTTCCGTGTACCTCGGCTGGCTGCCGTCCTCCGGTTCCGGCACGGCGCTGCACGTCATCATGCCGGCGTTTGCCCTCGGCTGGTACTTCGCGGCGGCCCACATGAGGCTGACGCGCTCTGCCATGCTGGAGGTGCTGGGCTCGGAGTACGTCAAGCTCGCGCGGCTCAAGGGCCTGCCCGAGGCGCTCGTCATCGGAAAGCACGCCTTCAAGAACGCGCTCATCCCCGTGCTGACGCTGGCCGGCATCAACCTGGTCATCATGGTCAATGTCGCGGTCGTCGTGGAGACGGTCTTCGCGTGGCCCGGGGTCGGCCGGCTGCTCTACGAGGGCATCTCCTTCCGCGATTTCCCGGTGGTCCAGGCCACCGTCCTTATCGGCGGGGCCATGATCGTGATCGTCAACTTCTTCGTGGACGTCCTGTACGCGGTGATCGACCCGCGCATCCGCTATGAGAGGTAGGTGGCTATGAACGGCAGCCGAGCGGCCACACTCACGGTGCCGTGGCGCTTCGCCTGGCTCCGGATCGAGGGCTTTCCCTGGATCCCCGCGATCATCATCGGCATCATCGCGCTCGTGGCCGTCTTCGCCGACGTGCTGGCGCCGTACAACCCCGAGATCGGCGTGCTCGGCGACCGCTTCCGTCCTCCCGCGTGGCAGGCCGGCGGCAGCCAAGCCTACCTGCTGGGGACCGACCACGTCGGACGCGACGTGCTGTCGCGCCTCATCTTCGGCGCGCGCGTTTCCATGGTGGTGGGCTTCACCGCGGTCATCGTGGCCGGCCTCCTCGGCACGACGCTCGGCATCCTGTCCGGCTACCTCGGGGGCTGGGTCGACCAGGTGATCATGCGTGTCACGGACACGTGGCTGGCGTTGCCGGCGCTGACCTTTGCGATCTTCCTTGCGGCCGTGGTCGGCCCCAGCCAGTGGAACATCGTCATCATCCTGGCCGCCGTCTACTGGACGCGCTACGCCCGCGTCATCCGGGGCGAGGTCCTGTCGCTCCGCGAGCGCGACTACGTGCGCCTGGCCATCGTGGCGGGGTGCTCGAAGAAGACGATCATGCGCCGCCACATCCTGCCGAACGTGCTGAACTCCGCAATCGTGCTCGGCACCCTCATGCTGGGCATCGTCATCGTCACCGAAGCCGCGCTGTCCTTCCTCGGCGTCGGCGTGCCGCCGCCCAAGCCTGCCTGGGGGCTCATGCTGGCCGACGGGAAGAAGGGGCTCATGGCCGGCTACTGGTGGCTGACCGTGCTGCCGGGGCTCTGCATCATGTTCATGGTTCTCTCGGCCAACCTCCTCGGCGACTGGCTCCGCGTCAAGCTCGACCCGCAGCTCCGCTCGCTGTGACCGCTCTCCTGGAGGTGTCGGGCTTATCGACCCAGTACGTCGGCGCGCGCGGAACCCGCGTGACGCGCGCGGTGGACGACGTCTCCTTCACGCTCGAAACGGGGAAGACCCTCGGGATCGTCGGCGAGTCCGGCTCCGGCAAGACGACGCTGGCGCTGACGCTCATGCGTCTCCTGCCGCCGGGGGCGCGGATCGCGAGCGGTTCGATGCGCTTCGAGGGCGAGGACCTCCTCGACAAGTCCGATGCCGAGATGCGCGCCCTCCGCGGCAAGCGCATGGCCATGATCCTCCAGGACCCGATGGCCTCGCTCAACCCCCTCTTCACGGTGGGCAATCAGATCGCCGAGACGCTGCGCGCGCACGAGGGCATGTCGAGACGCGGCGCATGGACGCGAGCCCGGGAGCTGCTGGCGTCCGTCAACATCGCGGCGCCGGAGCGGCGGGTGAGCGAGTTCCCCCACGAGCTGTCGGGCGGGATGCGCCAGCGGGTAGTCGGCGCCATCGCCATCTCGTGCGGGCCGAGGTTGCTCATCGCCGACGAGCCGACCACGAGCCTGGACGTGACGATCCAGGCGCAGTACCTCAAGCTGCTGCGCGACATCCAGCGCGAGCACGGGCTCGCCCTGATCTTCATCACCCACAACCTCGGCATCGTGGCGCGGATGTGCGACCAGGTGGCGGTCATGTACGCCGGGCGCCTGGTCGAGACGGGTCCGGTGCGGACGATCTTCAACGCCCCGGCCCATCCCTACACGCGGGCGCTCATCGAGTCCATCCCGCGCTTCGGCGACACCGTCACGCGGCTGACCGCCATCGAGGGCCAGCCGCCCGATCCATCCGCGCTGCCGCCGGGCTGCGCCTTCCATCCGCGCTGCCCCCTGGTGATCGAGCGCTGCCGGACCGAGGCGCCGCCCGAGACCCGCGTGGCTGCCCAGCACCGGGCGCGCTGCTGGCTGGCTGCCGAGGCGCCCGCCCGCCTTATTAAACGATGACGCCGCTCCTCGAGGCGCGCGGCCTGACTAAGCACTTCTCGGTGGGCCGCGGGCTCCTTGGCGGCGGCGGGGGCGTGGTCCGGGCCGTGGATGACATCGCCTTTGCCATCGAGCCCGGCCGCACGCTGGGAGTCGTGGGAGAGAGCGGCTGCGGCAAGACCACGACCGCCAAGATGGTCCTGCGGCTCGAGAAGCCGACAGCGGGCCAGATCCTGTTCGAGGGCCAGGACGTGGCCGGGCTCGAAGGCGAGGGTCTCATGCGCTACCGCAAGAGCGTCCAGGCGGTGTTCCAGGACCCCTTCGCCTCACTCAACCCGCGCATGCGCGTGGACTCCATCATCGCGGAGCCCCTCGTCACCCACGAGCGCCTCGACGACGCGGCGGTCGCCGCCCGTGTCGCGCAGCTCCTCGACGTCGTCGGGCTGCCGGCGCGGTCGAAGGACCTCTTCCCGCACGAGTTCTCGGGCGGCCAGCGCCAGCGCATCGCCATCGCCCGCGCGCTCGCCCTGTCGCCGCGGCTGGTGGTCCTCGACGAGCCGGTCTCGGCCCTCGATGTCTCGATCCGCGCGCAGATCCTGAACCTGCTGCGCGACCTCCAAAAGGAGCTGGGGCTCGCTTACCTCTTCATCGCCCACGACCTGGCGGCGGTGGCCCACATGAGCCACGTGATCGCCGTCATGTACCTCGGGCGCATCGTGGAGATGGGCGAGTCGGCGCGCGTGGCCTCGTCGCCCCAGCATCCGTATACGCAGGCGCTCTTCGCCGCCGCGCTTCCCGCGCATCCGGACGAGCAGCGTGAGGAGATCGTGCTGGCCGGCGAAGTGCCGAGCCCGGTCAACCCGCCGGCCGGGTGCCACTTCCACCCGCGCTGTCCCAAGGTTATGGTGCGCTGCTCACGGGATGAGCCCCGGCTCAAGTCTTCTCATGGCCGAGAGATCGCCTGCCACCTCTTCGACTAGGCGGGGCTGGACGGCGCCCGGCCGAGTGCCTTCTATAGGGTGTCTCGCGTCAACCTCCACAGACAAGGAGCACGAGATGAGCGAGAGCAAGAGCCCGTTCCGCCAGCGCCTCGAGGCCGCCGTCGCGGCCAAGCATAGTCGGATGAACCTCTTCACAGAGAAATGGGTCAAGGGGGAGTTGACGCGGGCGCAGTTCGGCTCGTGGGCGTCGCAGCACTACCAGTACGTATCCCAGTTCGCCCGCTGGTGCGCGGCCGTGTACGCCGAGTGCCCGGACTCGGACGCCCGGGACTTCCTGCTCGAGAACATCATCGAAGAAGAATCGGGCGTCAAGCACGTCGACCTGCTGATCCGCTTCGCCGAGGCGTGCGGGGTTAGCCGCAAGGAAGTCGAGACCGCGCAGCAGCTGCCCACGACCCGGGCGCTCACGGCGTGGTGCTACGAGACCTCCCAGCGCCCCTTCCACATCGCCGCGGCGGGGCTCCTCGTCGGCCTGGAGTCGCAGGTGCCCGGCATCTACCAGCGCAGCCTGCCGCCGCTCAAGACCCACTATGGCTTCACCGATCACGAGGTCGAGTTCTTCGCCATCCACATCGAGGCGGACGAGGTCCACGGCGAGCGCGGCTACCAGATCGTCGAGGGACACTGCACCACGCCCGAGAGGCAGGCCGAGGCTGCCGAGCAGGTGCGGCAGGCGACCGAGATGCGATGGCAGTACATGTCCGGCCTCCACCGCGCCTTCGTCCTCAAGGAAGACATGTGACCGCGCGGGGAGAGGCGCAGCGGAACGCGGGCTGAGCGGACATGGAGTACCGCGCGGCCTCCCTCGAGGAGGTCCCGTCGGGTGGCTGCAAGCTGGCGGAGATCAACGGGTCGCGC
The nucleotide sequence above comes from Candidatus Methylomirabilota bacterium. Encoded proteins:
- a CDS encoding ABC transporter permease, with translation MKRFIVKRLGYAVLSLLLLSLTIFLLVRLTGDPSVLLVEPGASKEDLVAIRVQLGLDRPIWVQYGQFMSSLARGDFGHSFYYRTPVLELYLSRLPHSLMLAVAAMAFSLLVGIPSGILAAVRVNQWWDSAGKIFALLGLSLPSFWVGLVMILFFSVYLGWLPSSGSGTALHVIMPAFALGWYFAAAHMRLTRSAMLEVLGSEYVKLARLKGLPEALVIGKHAFKNALIPVLTLAGINLVIMVNVAVVVETVFAWPGVGRLLYEGISFRDFPVVQATVLIGGAMIVIVNFFVDVLYAVIDPRIRYER
- a CDS encoding ABC transporter permease; protein product: MNGSRAATLTVPWRFAWLRIEGFPWIPAIIIGIIALVAVFADVLAPYNPEIGVLGDRFRPPAWQAGGSQAYLLGTDHVGRDVLSRLIFGARVSMVVGFTAVIVAGLLGTTLGILSGYLGGWVDQVIMRVTDTWLALPALTFAIFLAAVVGPSQWNIVIILAAVYWTRYARVIRGEVLSLRERDYVRLAIVAGCSKKTIMRRHILPNVLNSAIVLGTLMLGIVIVTEAALSFLGVGVPPPKPAWGLMLADGKKGLMAGYWWLTVLPGLCIMFMVLSANLLGDWLRVKLDPQLRSL
- a CDS encoding ABC transporter ATP-binding protein; translated protein: MTALLEVSGLSTQYVGARGTRVTRAVDDVSFTLETGKTLGIVGESGSGKTTLALTLMRLLPPGARIASGSMRFEGEDLLDKSDAEMRALRGKRMAMILQDPMASLNPLFTVGNQIAETLRAHEGMSRRGAWTRARELLASVNIAAPERRVSEFPHELSGGMRQRVVGAIAISCGPRLLIADEPTTSLDVTIQAQYLKLLRDIQREHGLALIFITHNLGIVARMCDQVAVMYAGRLVETGPVRTIFNAPAHPYTRALIESIPRFGDTVTRLTAIEGQPPDPSALPPGCAFHPRCPLVIERCRTEAPPETRVAAQHRARCWLAAEAPARLIKR
- a CDS encoding dipeptide ABC transporter ATP-binding protein: MTPLLEARGLTKHFSVGRGLLGGGGGVVRAVDDIAFAIEPGRTLGVVGESGCGKTTTAKMVLRLEKPTAGQILFEGQDVAGLEGEGLMRYRKSVQAVFQDPFASLNPRMRVDSIIAEPLVTHERLDDAAVAARVAQLLDVVGLPARSKDLFPHEFSGGQRQRIAIARALALSPRLVVLDEPVSALDVSIRAQILNLLRDLQKELGLAYLFIAHDLAAVAHMSHVIAVMYLGRIVEMGESARVASSPQHPYTQALFAAALPAHPDEQREEIVLAGEVPSPVNPPAGCHFHPRCPKVMVRCSRDEPRLKSSHGREIACHLFD
- a CDS encoding iron-containing redox enzyme family protein; protein product: MSESKSPFRQRLEAAVAAKHSRMNLFTEKWVKGELTRAQFGSWASQHYQYVSQFARWCAAVYAECPDSDARDFLLENIIEEESGVKHVDLLIRFAEACGVSRKEVETAQQLPTTRALTAWCYETSQRPFHIAAAGLLVGLESQVPGIYQRSLPPLKTHYGFTDHEVEFFAIHIEADEVHGERGYQIVEGHCTTPERQAEAAEQVRQATEMRWQYMSGLHRAFVLKEDM